TACTAACTTGGGGGACCGGCCTTCATTTGTAGAAACCCTTCCGATTTCACGCATTGTTCTCGATGAGTATTCCAGAGGTGCAGTGGACGAGGTATATATTGCCTATAGCAGTTTTGTATCAACCGTTTCACAGTTGCCAATTATAGAAAAACTGTTGCCGGTGGATACCGAACAATTTAAGTCTAGTGAAAGTGATAAATCTGATGCCAAGGCGGTTGAACATATCTATGAACCAGATATTGCCGGTGTATTGAACGAACTGCTGCCACGTTATGTGGAAATGCGGATTTATCAGGTAATTCTGGAATCAATTGCCAGTGAACAGTCAGCGCGCATGGTAGCCATGCGTAATGCAACCAGTAATGCCAAGGATTTGGTTGAAGACCTTACCCTTCAATTTAATAAGGCTCGCCAGGATGTGATCACCAGGGAGCTTCTGGATATTACCGCCGGTAAAATGGCTTTAGAGCAGGAGAAATAATTTATGGCAAAAGAAAATACTGAAGCTGTAAAAGGCAAAGTTGTACAGGTAATCGGTTCGGTTGTCGATGTCGAATTCCCAACTGAAAAGATGCCGGCACTCTATAATGCGTTGAAAATAGACTCCGGTGATTTGAAACTGACCCTCGAAGTTCAAAGCCACATTGGCAATGACTGGGTAAGGTGTCTTTCTCTTGATCCAACCGATGGTCTGGCACGCGGAATTGAGGTAGTTGATACTGGTGCGCCTATCAGTGTACCGGTTGGTGAAGCTGCACTGGGCAGGATTTTCAACGTGACCGGCACTCCGCTGGATGACCGTGGAGAGGTTAAAGCCAAGGATTACTGGCCGATCCACCAAGACGCTCCCACCTTTGACGAACAGCAGTCGACGGTTCAAATGTTTGAAACCGGTATCAAGGTAATTGACCTTATTACCCCCTTTGCTAAAGGCGGTAAAGCTGGACTCCTGGGGGGCGCCGGTGTTGGTAAAACAGTTATTATCCAGGAACTCATTCGCAACATTGCCACCGAGCATGGTGGCTATTCTGTTTTTGCTGGTGTAGGGGAACGTTCCCGTGAAGGTAACGATCTCTGGCACGAAATGCAGGATTCTGGCGTCATTGAAAAAACCTGCCTGGTATTCGGGCAGATGAACGAACTTCCGGCAGTGCGTCTCAGGGTAGCCCTCACCGGGCTGACCATGGCTGAATATTTCCGCGAAGTAGGACGTCAGGACGTACTCCTTTTCATTGACAATATTTATCGTTATACTTTGGCTGGAATGGAGGTATCAGCCCTACTCGGGCGCATGCCTTCTGCTGTAGGTTATCAGCCAACACTGGCGACTGAAATGGGCGAATTACAGGAACGTATCACTTCAACCAAGAATGGTTCGATTACTTCTTTCCAGGCGATTTATGTTCCTGCTGACGACTATACTGATCCTGGTGTTGTGGCTACCTTTGGGCATCTTGATTCAGTTATTGCATTGGAAAGGGCATTAGCCGAGCAAG
This window of the Dehalococcoidales bacterium genome carries:
- the atpD gene encoding F0F1 ATP synthase subunit beta; the encoded protein is MAKENTEAVKGKVVQVIGSVVDVEFPTEKMPALYNALKIDSGDLKLTLEVQSHIGNDWVRCLSLDPTDGLARGIEVVDTGAPISVPVGEAALGRIFNVTGTPLDDRGEVKAKDYWPIHQDAPTFDEQQSTVQMFETGIKVIDLITPFAKGGKAGLLGGAGVGKTVIIQELIRNIATEHGGYSVFAGVGERSREGNDLWHEMQDSGVIEKTCLVFGQMNELPAVRLRVALTGLTMAEYFREVGRQDVLLFIDNIYRYTLAGMEVSALLGRMPSAVGYQPTLATEMGELQERITSTKNGSITSFQAIYVPADDYTDPGVVATFGHLDSVIALERALAEQALYPAVDPLASTSRILSPDNVGEEHYQVAREVQKVLQRYKDLQDVIAILGIEELSEEDKLIVARARKIQRFLTQPFFVGEVFTGRPGKYVPISETVRGFKEILEGRHDDLPEQAFYMVGSIDEAVEAARKLAE
- the atpG gene encoding ATP synthase F1 subunit gamma — encoded protein: MANIRLIKRRIRSIQNTAKITRAMEMVAASKMRRAQERGLAGRPYSKKMIEVISDLTRATRASGGSAPHPLLDTRGEVKNIALVFISTDRGMCGGLVSNLNRKVGHFYMDKAISVNSIAVGRKSVDFLRRTGRNVMAEFTNLGDRPSFVETLPISRIVLDEYSRGAVDEVYIAYSSFVSTVSQLPIIEKLLPVDTEQFKSSESDKSDAKAVEHIYEPDIAGVLNELLPRYVEMRIYQVILESIASEQSARMVAMRNATSNAKDLVEDLTLQFNKARQDVITRELLDITAGKMALEQEK